A section of the Harmonia axyridis chromosome 2, icHarAxyr1.1, whole genome shotgun sequence genome encodes:
- the LOC123673177 gene encoding uncharacterized protein LOC123673177 has product MSDRDIFAKTIYAEARGEGPEGWEAAAWVIKNRAHANRPHWGGSSIGRVCRQPYQFECWNGRNDIEIDDPALYNRIKRETDRIYDEPMSRDRTGGCDHYNNPQKEGYPDWTRNCNRKMDVGNHVFYKEK; this is encoded by the exons ATGAGTGACCGAGATATTTTTGCCAAAACGATCTATGCAGAGGCAAGAGGCGAAGGACCAGAAGGTTGGGAAGCAGCTGCCTGGGTCATTAAGAATAGAGCTCATGCAAACCGTCCACATTGGGGAGGTAGCAGTATAGGAAGAGTCTGTCGTCAACCTTACCAATTCGAGTGCTGGAATGGTCGCAATGACATTGAGATCGATGATCCTGCTTTGTACAATAGGATCAAGAGAGAGACTGATcg tatttATGATGAGCCAATGAGTCGTGATCGTACTGGGGGTTGTGACCACTACAATAATCCTCAAAAAGAAGGTTATCCTGATTGGACGAGAAACTGCAATCGCAAGATGGATGTTGGCAATCATGTATtctacaaagaaaaatga
- the LOC123673176 gene encoding uncharacterized protein LOC123673176 gives MSDRDIFAKTIYAEARGEGQEGWEAAAWVIKNRAHANRPHWGGSSIGRVCRQPYQFECWNGRNDIEIDDPSLYNRIKRVTDRIYDEPMSRDPTGGCDHYNNPQKEGYPDWTRNCNRKMDVGNHVFYKEK, from the exons ATGAGTGACCGAGATATTTTTGCCAAAACGATCTATGCAGAGGCAAGAGGCGAAGGACAAGAAGGTTGGGAAGCAGCTGCCTGGGTCATTAAGAATAGAGCCCATGCAAACCGTCCACATTGGGGAGGTAGCAGTATAGGAAGAGTCTGTCGTCAACCTTACCAATTCGAGTGCTGGAATGGTCGCAATGACATTGAGATCGATGATCCTTCTTTGTACAATAGGATCAAGAGGGTGACTGATcg AATCTATGATGAGCCAATGAGTCGTGATCCTACTGGCGGTTGTGACCACTACAATAATCCCCAAAAAGAAGGTTATCCTGATTGGACGAGAAACTGCAATCGCAAGATGGATGTGGGCAATCATGTATtctacaaagaaaaatga
- the LOC123673074 gene encoding flotillin-1-like gives MTFGFVTCGPNEAMVAYGCCLRKPKLIAGGVVFVCSPFQSIQKISLNIMTLIVDSPKVYTSQGVPISVTGIAQIKIEGQNEQMLATACELFLGKSNNQIQKIAHATLEGHQRAIMGTMTVEEIYKDRKKFSQQVFKVASSDLVNMGIKVVSYTIKDIQDDEGYLEALGMSRTAQVKRDARIGEAEAKADAAMKVAYAEEKRMESVYSNEVKIASAERDFELKKAAYDIEVMTKEAAADLAYELQAAIIKQQIKEENMQIAVIERIQHIEIQKQEEMRKERELEATVRAEANAEKYRMERLAEAHRRETILDAEAEAEAIRLRGEAEAFAIEIKANAESEQMGKKAEAWKEYKLAAMVNMVLDVLPQVTAEVAAPLAETRKITMISTGSGDVGVSKLTDEILDVIIKIPKIVKAFSGADLKKLIDN, from the coding sequence ATGACATTTGGTTTCGTTACATGTGGTCCTAATGAAGCAATGGTTGCTTATGGCTGTTGTCTTCGTAAACCAAAATTGATTGCCGGTGGAGTAGTTTTTGTATGCAGTCCATTTCAGTCCAtacaaaaaatttcactcaatatTATGACTTTGATAGTTGATAGCCCAAAAGTTTATACAAGTCAAGGAGTGCCTATATCTGTTACGGGTATCGCCCAAATTAAAATCGAGGGTCAAAATGAACAGATGCTAGCAACTGCATGCGAATTATTTTTAGGTAAGTCtaataatcaaattcaaaaaattgctcATGCCACATTGGAAGGTCATCAAAGAGCCATTATGGGTACAATGACTGTTGAGGAAATTTATAAAGATCGAAAAAAGTTTAGTCAGCAAGTTTTTAAGGTTGCTTCATCAGATTTAGTGAACATGGGAATCAAAGTTGTATCCTATACTATCAAAGACATTCAAGATGATGAAGGATATCTCGAAGCCTTGGGTATGAGCCGTACTGCTCAAGTGAAGAGAGATGCTAGAATCGGTGAAGCGGAAGCGAAAGCTGATGCTGCAATGAAAGTGGCATATGCAGAAGAAAAGAGGATGGAATCAGTATACTCTAACGAGGTGAAAATAGCATCAGCAGAAAgggattttgaattgaaaaaagcgGCGTACGATATTGAGGTAATGACCAAAGAAGCTGCCGCTGATTTAGCATATGAACTCCAAGCTGCTATAATCAAACAACAGATAAAAGAAGAGAACATGCAAATTGCTGTTATTGAAAGAATACAACATATagaaattcagaaacaagaagaaATGAGAAAAGAACGAGAACTCGAAGCTACTGTTCGTGCTGAAGCTAATGCAGAGAAATACAGAATGGAGAGATTGGCAGAAGCGCATCGTAGAGAGACAATCTTAGATGCTGAAGCAGAGGCTGAAGCTATCAGATTAAGAGGTGAAGCCGAAGCATTTGCTATTGAGATTAAGGCTAATGCTGAATCAGAGCAAATGGGCAAAAAGGCTGAAGCTTGGAAGGAATACAAACTGGCTGCCATGGTGAATATGGTTCTTGATGTCCTCCCACAAGTAACAGCTGAAGTGGCTGCTCCGTTAGCAGAAACTAGGAAAATAACGATGATTTCAACAGGGTCTGGTGATGTTGGTGTTTCGAAATTAACCGATGAGATTTTGGATGTTATAATAAAAATTCCCAAAATAGTTAAAGCCTTTAGTGGTGCTGATTTAAAAAAACTCATCGACAACTAA